In Helianthus annuus cultivar XRQ/B chromosome 9, HanXRQr2.0-SUNRISE, whole genome shotgun sequence, the following are encoded in one genomic region:
- the LOC110876397 gene encoding uncharacterized protein LOC110876397: MAGGKYDVAAENPKNQNLSDHNSPNYIHASDYPRQMHVNEALLNGNYNDWAQEMLNFLFAKNKVGFIHGTFKKPHPDSNNYTAWMRADAMIKGWLNTAMEKDIQTSVKYATTAQEIWTYLKERFGKGGAARAYELKQSLCAIRQEGTSISVYYTRLRTLWDEIEFVFPLPISSCDKCTCDFGKRRRELKDQEKLYEFTNINE, encoded by the coding sequence ATGGCCGGCGGCAAGTATGATGTTGCTGCTGAAAATCCGAAAAACCAAAACCTATCCGATCATAATTCTCCAAACTACATCCATGCCTCAGACTATCCAAGGCAGATGCACGTCAATGAGGCACTCTTGAACGGGAACTATAATGATTGGGCGCAAGAGATGTTAAACTTTCTGTTCGCCAAGAATAAAGTTGGTTTCATTCATGGAACCTTCAAAAAACCCCACCCTGATTCAAACAATTACACGGCTTGGATGAGGGCTGATGCAATGATTAAAGGGTGGTTGAACACTGCCATGGAGAAGGATATTCAGACAAGTGTCAAGTATGCAACCACTGCTCAAGAGATTTGGACATATTTGAAAGAACGTTTTGGAAAAGGTGGTGCAGCGAGAGCGTATGAGTTAAAGCAATCTCTCTGTGCAATTAGACAAGAAGGTACATCTATCTCAGTCTATTACACAAGGCTTCGCACCTTGTGGGATGAAATAGAGTTTGTGTTTCCTTTACCGATTTCCAGTTGTGACAAATGTACTTGTGATTTTGGAAAGAGGCGGCGTGAACTCAAAGATCAAGAAAAGTTGTATGAGTTCACAAACATAAACGAATAG
- the LOC118482113 gene encoding uncharacterized protein LOC118482113 produces MAPLQSCTKVLFLLVLFALLLVPPSSSLQPTIQPVGRRYLLDNKIQAQDDSSDGVQLSVKKKQSTTVSAVGTTSQSKNKTKLITPKTTSNSTKIQKLDQKTLIKKLNSTSKPSNLTKPTSKTTNSTKPTSKTTNLTKPTSKTTNSTKPTSKITNSTKPISKTTSLLTQKSTDQPKKTKPITKEQKSTKPFGSLTFTEDDEEDDFVSEFRDLPLRFQETLIPDLEVISKTSKTYLNKANKHIYKGVNPIVGKKYAPIATSFISFLFILIPFLLVSLIFNRIKAYFSLQKLIIFIQIYLSIYFSILALSSLVTGLEPLKFFYATSQNTYVCLQLLQTLAYVLYLLVLLMYIVLVFSTDSSVVSKLLGLGQTFVGFAVGLHYYMTVFHRAVLRQPPRSSWKVHGVYATCFLFICLLGTVERRKKAYVVDGSEEEKKN; encoded by the coding sequence ATGGCTCCACTTCAATCTTGCACAAAGGTACTTTTCTTGCTTGTACTCTTTGCTTTATTACTTGTACCCCCTTCCTCTTCTCTTCAACCTACCATTCAGCCTGTTGGTCGGAGATATTTGTTGGATAATAAGATTCAAGCCCAAGATGATTCTTCTGATGGGGTTCAACTGTCTGTTAAAAAGAAGCAAAGTACAACTGTTTCTGCAGTTGGTACAACCTCCCAAAGCAAGAACAAGACAAAACTCATCACACCAAAAACCACTTCAAATTCCACCAAAATCCAGAAGCTTGATCAAAAAACCCTCATCAAGAAGCTCAATTCCACCTCAAAACCTTCAAATCTCACTAAACCCACTTCCAAAACCACAAATTCTACAAAACCCACTTCCAAAACCACAAATCTCACCAAACCCACTTCCAAAACCACAAATTCCACAAAACCCACTTCCAAAATCACAAATTCCACAAAACCCATATCAAAAACCACATCACTTTTGACCCAAAAGTCAACAGATCAGCCTAAAAAAACCAAACCCATTACAAAAGAACAAAAGTCAACGAAACCATTCGGTAGTTTGACTTTTACAGAAGACGATGAAGAAGACGATTTTGTATCAGAATTCAGAGATCTACCATTAAGATTTCAAGAAACACTGATACCCGATCTAGAAGTGATCTCAAAAACCTCAAAAACATATCTCAACAAAGCCAACAAACACATCTACAAAGGAGTAAACCCCATCGTTGGTAAAAAATACGCACCAATAGCCACTTCATTCATCTCATTTTTATTCATTTTAATCCCATTTCTTCTCGTATCCCTCATTTTCAACCGAATAAAAGCCTATTTCTCGCTTCAAAAGCTAATAATATTCATCCAAATTTACCTATCAATCTACTTCTCAATACTCGCACTCTCCTCACTTGTAACCGGTCTCGAACCGTTGAAGTTTTTCTACGCTACTTCGCAGAACACTTATGTTTGCCTGCAGCTGTTGCAAACGCTTGCTTATGTGTTGTACCTTCTGGTGCTTTTGATGTACATTGTGTTGGTTTTTTCAACTGACTCGAGTGTTGTTTCGAAACTGTTGGGGCTTGGGCAGACGTTTGTAGGGTTTGCGGTTGGGTTGCATTACTATATGACGGTGTTCCATAGAGCGGTGCTCCGGCAACCGCCGAGGAGTAGCTGGAAGGTGCATGGGGTTTATGCCACGTGTTTTCTTTTCATTTGTTTGTTGGGTACGGTGGAGAGGAGGAAGAAGGCGTACGTGGTTGATGGCAGTGAGGAAGAGAAAAAgaattag